A region of Streptomyces sp. NBC_01750 DNA encodes the following proteins:
- a CDS encoding SpoIIE family protein phosphatase, producing the protein MDQRVTVLSESRDDPFALHLAASAVLDDRGTVVGWSRLAQDLLGYPETAVLGRPALEVLIDPRDLRAAKDAAATCRRAGGWFGVLAVRHRSGRLVEMAFRARALLRGGDVHEWFLVGAPATEVLEWQRDRAVLDGLFRRCPIGLVVHSPEMTILRVNRAVERFTGVPAVSFRGMPTGALLVAEDARNSVDRVRRVMQTGRSLVSTEQYARLERDPARERAASVSAFRLEDPAGRVLGVAETVEDVTERHRARLRLALLAQAGARIGTTLDVGETAWELADVMAPQLADHVSVDVAQPVTRGEEPAQGSMDPVVRVAVRSVLAQQPGLPQPGGEPVEFPPDTPQARCLADGQAVLESVLPTDWFSMEPRQGEHIPDPDVHSLIVVPLAARGMVLGTMSLWRSRRPDPFEADDLTLAQEIASRAAVCIDNARRYTQQQQTALTLQRSLLPRAVPHQQAVEVAHRYLPSRAASGPGGDWFDVIPLSGARVALVVGDVVGHGLHAAATMGRLRTAVHTLASLDLEPDEVLSRLDDLVNLLAAEQEAVGEQSVGDQVIGATCLYALYDPVSRLCSAARAGHPPPAVTTPDGQVSLLELPAGPPLGLGGLPFEARDIELAEGSLLTLYTNGLIGERHIDVDTGLARLCAALTRPADPLERTCQAVVDSLVPAHPADDIALLIARSRVLPPQNVASWQLPLEPTSAARARTLTTAQLTEWGLEHLAFTTELVASELVTNAYRYASGPVTLRLIRERSLICEVTDTSHTSPHLRRARTTDEGGRGLFLVAQLTERWGTRYTREGKTVWTEQSLLGQ; encoded by the coding sequence GTGGACCAGCGGGTGACGGTGCTCAGCGAGAGCCGGGATGATCCGTTCGCGCTGCACCTGGCCGCATCGGCGGTGCTCGACGACCGGGGAACCGTGGTCGGCTGGAGCCGGCTGGCCCAGGACCTGCTCGGCTACCCGGAGACAGCTGTGCTCGGCCGTCCGGCGCTCGAAGTCCTGATCGATCCCCGCGACCTGCGGGCCGCCAAGGACGCCGCGGCGACGTGCAGGAGAGCGGGAGGCTGGTTCGGTGTCCTGGCGGTGCGGCACCGCAGCGGGCGGCTCGTCGAGATGGCGTTCAGGGCACGTGCCCTCCTGCGCGGTGGCGATGTCCACGAGTGGTTCCTTGTCGGGGCGCCGGCGACGGAGGTACTCGAGTGGCAGAGGGATCGCGCGGTTCTCGACGGGCTGTTCCGCCGGTGCCCGATCGGCCTTGTCGTCCACAGTCCCGAGATGACGATTCTCCGGGTCAACCGGGCCGTCGAACGGTTCACCGGCGTTCCGGCCGTCTCATTTCGGGGAATGCCCACCGGCGCGTTGCTGGTCGCCGAGGACGCCCGGAACTCCGTGGACCGGGTGCGCCGGGTGATGCAGACCGGAAGATCACTGGTCTCCACCGAGCAGTACGCCCGCCTCGAGCGGGATCCGGCACGAGAGCGGGCCGCGTCCGTCTCGGCCTTCCGGCTGGAGGATCCCGCGGGCCGGGTCCTGGGAGTGGCCGAGACCGTCGAGGACGTCACCGAACGTCATCGGGCTCGACTTCGGCTGGCGCTCCTCGCCCAAGCCGGCGCCCGCATCGGAACCACGCTCGATGTGGGAGAAACGGCCTGGGAGCTCGCTGATGTGATGGCCCCTCAGCTGGCCGACCACGTATCGGTGGACGTGGCGCAACCGGTGACGCGCGGTGAGGAGCCGGCGCAGGGCTCGATGGATCCTGTCGTACGGGTGGCGGTTCGCAGCGTTCTGGCCCAGCAGCCCGGACTGCCGCAGCCGGGAGGGGAGCCCGTCGAGTTCCCACCGGACACCCCACAGGCCAGGTGCCTGGCCGACGGGCAGGCCGTCCTGGAATCCGTTCTTCCCACTGACTGGTTCTCCATGGAACCGCGCCAGGGTGAGCACATTCCCGACCCGGATGTCCATTCCCTGATCGTGGTGCCCCTGGCCGCACGGGGCATGGTGCTGGGCACGATGAGCCTGTGGCGCTCGCGGCGCCCCGACCCGTTCGAAGCGGACGACCTCACCCTGGCCCAGGAAATCGCCTCGCGCGCCGCCGTGTGCATCGACAATGCCCGGCGCTACACCCAGCAGCAACAGACCGCGCTCACCCTGCAACGCAGCCTGCTGCCGAGGGCGGTTCCCCACCAGCAGGCCGTTGAAGTGGCCCACCGCTACCTCCCCTCCAGGGCGGCCTCGGGGCCGGGCGGCGACTGGTTCGATGTCATCCCCCTGTCCGGGGCCAGGGTCGCGCTGGTTGTCGGCGACGTGGTCGGCCACGGCCTCCACGCCGCAGCCACCATGGGCCGACTGCGTACCGCCGTGCACACCCTGGCCAGCCTCGACCTGGAACCGGACGAGGTCCTCTCCCGCCTGGACGACCTGGTCAACCTGCTGGCCGCCGAACAAGAAGCAGTCGGTGAACAGTCCGTGGGCGACCAGGTCATCGGCGCCACCTGTCTGTATGCCCTCTACGACCCGGTCTCCCGGCTGTGCTCCGCGGCCCGCGCCGGCCACCCGCCACCTGCGGTGACCACCCCGGACGGTCAGGTGAGCCTGCTCGAGCTGCCCGCCGGCCCACCGCTCGGCCTGGGCGGCCTGCCGTTCGAGGCCCGGGACATCGAACTGGCCGAGGGAAGCCTGCTCACCCTCTACACCAACGGACTCATCGGTGAACGCCACATCGACGTCGACACGGGTCTGGCACGGCTGTGCGCGGCGCTCACCCGCCCCGCCGACCCCCTGGAACGGACCTGTCAGGCGGTGGTCGACTCGCTCGTACCCGCTCACCCCGCCGACGACATCGCCCTGCTCATCGCCCGCTCCCGCGTGCTCCCCCCGCAGAACGTCGCCTCCTGGCAACTTCCGCTGGAGCCGACCTCCGCCGCCCGGGCCAGGACACTGACGACAGCTCAGCTGACCGAATGGGGCCTGGAGCACCTGGCCTTCACCACCGAGCTCGTCGCCAGCGAGTTGGTCACCAACGCCTACCGGTACGCCAGCGGTCCGGTGACCCTGCGGCTCATCCGTGAACGATCCCTGATCTGTGAGGTCACCGACACCAGCCACACCTCGCCGCATCTGCGCCGGGCACGCACCACTGACGAGGGCGGGCGTGGCCTGTTCCTGGTCGCCCAGCTGACCGAGCGCTGGGGCACGCGC